From one Branchiostoma floridae strain S238N-H82 chromosome 3, Bfl_VNyyK, whole genome shotgun sequence genomic stretch:
- the LOC118411695 gene encoding neuronal acetylcholine receptor subunit alpha-10-like — MQGNWPWLVPLASVLVAMFAGSLGNFTEKNLVDRLMTGYRTDARPVKNSSSPVRVTINVALAQLLDVNDRDQQITGIMWMRLYWTDEYLVWDPDDYRGLAAVRMQGSSIWRPDIVLYNGILQNGFAELPDTKVTVTSNGTVFYFYPFTFKASCKINVIDFPYDTQRCPFKFGSWTFDALAIDVISKSSEGDLDQYRKNGEWDMVRFSAQRNVVSYSSSDVPYADVTFNLVIERQPLFYIYHIFAPCIVILLISLLSFNIPPDSGEKLSLSITMLLSLIVYMHMVVASLPATSNYIPLIGLFFGVIILVVSMSTILSILTIALNFTNMDTKPPLWLKQKLGMTEVWRWFDCVFCGCVRPVGEHQQESYRGRETHQRAEYGSAEETAMLPLRQINFEDPSDNGNHICELFDDSEDLLPHLHGVINKLEAWKRDQLKQKKKDDVLNEWKEVASRLDRVFLLVFIAACVLVSCTMTYVIA, encoded by the exons ATGCAAGGAAACTGGCCATGGCTGGTCCCGCTGGCATCCGTTCTGGTTGCCATGTTTGCAG GAAGCTTGGGAAACTTTACAGAGAAGAATCTCGTAGACCGCCTGATGACCGGATACAGGACGGACGCACGGCCGGTGAAGAACAGCTCTTCCCCTGTCAGAGTTACTATTAACGTCGCGTTGGCACAACTGCTTGACGTG AATGATCGGGATCAACAGATCACAGGAATCATGTGGATGCGACTG TATTGGACCGATGAATATCTGGTGTGGGACCCGGATGACTATCGCGGGCTGGCGGCTGTACGAATGCAAGGCAGCAGCATTTGGAGACCCGATATAGTTCTTTATAACGG TATCCTACAAAATGGCTTCGCAGAACTGCCGGACACGAAGGTGACTGTCACGTCCAACGGTACCGTGTTCTACTTTTACCCGTTCACGTTCAAAGCCTCGTGCAAGATCAACGTCATAGACTTCCCTTACGACACACAGAGGTGCCCCTTCAAGTTCGGGTCATGGACCTTCGACGCTCTCGCCATCGATGTCATTAGCAA GTCTTCAGAGGGTGATCTGGACCAGTACAGGAAGAACGGAGAATGGGATATGGTCCGCTTTTCAGCTCAAAGGAACGTGGTATCATACAG CTCCTCTGATGTACCTTATGCTGACGTCACGTTTAACCTGGTCATAGAACGACAACCGCTGTTTTACATCTACCACATCTTCGCACCCTGCATCGTCATTCTTCTAATAAG cctGCTGAGCTTCAACATCCCACCAGATTCCGGCGAGAAACTGTCGCTGAGTATCACGATGCTGTTGTCCCTGATCGTCTACATGCACATGGTGGTAGCGTCCCTCCCGGCGACTTCAAACTACATCCCCTTGATAG GTCTTTTCTTTGGTGTCATCATCCTGGTCGTCTCCATGTCCACCATACTGAGCATCCTCACCATCGCGCTAAACTTCACAAACATGGACACCAAACCGCCACTCTGGCTAAAACAGAAACTGGGAATGACTGAGGTGTGGCGTTGGTTCGATTGCGTATTCTGTGGCTGTGTAAGGCCAGTTGGAGAACACCAACAAGAAAGCTACAGAGGGAGGGAAACACATCAGAGGGCAGAGTACGGGTCAGCAGAAGAAACCGCCATGTTGCCTTTACGACAGATAAACTTTGAAGATCCTTCTGACAATGGGAACCATATTTGTGAACTGTTTGACGACAGTGAAGACCTGTTGCCTCATCTTCATGGAGTCATCAACAAACTGGAGGCCTGGAAACGGGATCAGCTCaagcagaagaagaaggatgATGTGTTGAATGAGTGGAAAGAAGTAGCATCTAGACTGGACCGAGTATTTCTGCTGGTGTTTATTGCTGCATGTGTTCTCGTTAGTTGCACTATGACATACGTAATAGCATGA